A genomic window from Candidatus Kouleothrix ribensis includes:
- a CDS encoding hotdog fold thioesterase, with translation MTSINRAMLDREWLGKTLGIEIAEAAPERVVALMPITAAHHQPFGYLHGGASVALAESVASVGGMLNAPPGKVVFGLEINANHVRPRRSGTLRAIGTPLHVGQTTQIWEIRIVDEADKLVCISRCTLAVVPIDASAAD, from the coding sequence ATGACATCGATCAATCGCGCGATGCTCGATCGCGAATGGCTTGGCAAGACGCTAGGGATCGAGATCGCCGAGGCAGCACCCGAGCGGGTAGTCGCGCTGATGCCGATTACCGCCGCACACCACCAGCCCTTCGGCTACTTGCACGGTGGCGCCTCGGTGGCATTGGCCGAATCGGTGGCCAGCGTGGGCGGGATGCTAAACGCGCCGCCCGGCAAAGTGGTGTTCGGGCTAGAGATCAACGCCAACCATGTACGCCCGCGCCGATCCGGCACGCTGCGCGCAATTGGCACACCGCTGCATGTTGGGCAGACCACCCAGATCTGGGAGATCCGAATCGTCGACGAGGCCGACAAGCTCGTGTGCATTTCGCGCTGCACGCTGGCGGTCGTGCCGATCGACGCAAGCGCCGCCGACTGA
- a CDS encoding CBS domain-containing protein encodes MLVGERMTHPVIPVHPDTPVPEALTMMRREHIRRMPVVQNGKLIGIVTDRDLLHASASSATTLSIWELNYLLSKLTVEKVMSIDVLTVTEATPIEEAARTMADNKIGGLPVLRDGHVVGMITETDLFRVLLEMTGAREMGVRATVLIPDTAGQLARLTHAVAEIGGNIVALGTFAGEDTSNSTVMCKVIGVEPERLRAQITPLVERVIDLRVC; translated from the coding sequence ATGCTAGTTGGCGAACGAATGACTCACCCGGTGATCCCGGTACACCCCGATACACCGGTTCCCGAAGCCCTGACCATGATGCGGCGCGAGCATATCCGCCGCATGCCGGTGGTGCAAAACGGCAAGCTGATAGGGATTGTGACTGACCGCGATCTGCTGCATGCCTCGGCTTCGTCGGCTACCACCCTGAGCATCTGGGAGCTGAACTACCTGCTGAGCAAGCTGACCGTCGAGAAGGTGATGAGCATCGACGTTCTGACGGTGACTGAGGCGACGCCGATCGAAGAGGCCGCGCGAACCATGGCCGACAACAAGATCGGCGGCCTGCCGGTGCTGCGCGATGGCCATGTCGTCGGCATGATCACCGAGACCGACTTGTTTCGCGTGCTGCTCGAGATGACCGGCGCGCGCGAGATGGGCGTGCGCGCCACCGTGCTGATCCCCGATACCGCCGGGCAGCTTGCGCGGCTCACCCACGCGGTAGCCGAGATCGGCGGGAATATTGTGGCGCTCGGTACCTTTGCGGGCGAAGATACCTCGAATAGCACGGTGATGTGCAAGGTCATCGGTGTCGAGCCCGAGCGGCTGCGCGCGCAGATTACGCCGCTGGTCGAGCGGGTGATCGATCTGCGCGTGTGCTAA
- a CDS encoding NAD-dependent malic enzyme, with protein sequence MKAYTVVRDPETGAETLETPLSGSLLLDCPMLNKGSAFSADERSSLGLLGLLPPHVATMDEQLVRTYENYQQKTSAQERHIFLTSLQDRNETLFYRLLSEHITEMLPMIYTPVVGITAQHYSHIYRRPRGLYVDYPHRDSIEAMLHNAANSDVRAIVVTDGERVLGLGDLGIGGMEISVGKLTLYSLCAGIHPATTLPIHLDIGTDNQSLLDDPLYLGWRHERVRGAEYDAFIEAFVTAVMRVFPNALLQWEDFAKQNARRLLDRYRDRLCSFNDDIQGTGAVTLAGLLAAMGASGSRLRDQRIVMLGAGSAATGICEQIVAAVVADGGSEADARAAIWLVDSHGPVHDGRQDLDPAKRAFAQPLDRAVAFHLARPGGVTLEDVVRQVHPTILIGTAAQPGAFSEPIVREMLKHTEHPIIFPLSNPTSRCEAAPVDLLAWTQGRALIATGSPFPDVVYRGRTVRISQCNNVLIFPGVALGVLASGARRVVDSMFVAAARTLSEQAPIYADPGATLFPPLGEVRSVSRRIALAVGAAAQQAGVAEPSSPEALARNIDALIWAPHYTPIQRT encoded by the coding sequence ATGAAGGCGTATACAGTCGTTCGCGATCCCGAGACCGGCGCAGAGACGCTCGAGACACCTCTGTCCGGCTCGCTGCTGCTTGACTGCCCGATGCTCAATAAAGGCAGCGCGTTTAGCGCCGATGAGCGCTCTAGCCTGGGTTTGCTGGGTTTGCTGCCGCCGCACGTGGCAACCATGGACGAGCAGCTTGTGCGCACCTACGAGAATTATCAGCAGAAGACCAGCGCGCAGGAACGGCATATCTTCCTCACTAGCCTGCAAGATCGCAACGAGACGCTGTTCTACCGGCTGCTCAGCGAGCATATCACCGAGATGCTGCCGATGATCTACACGCCGGTGGTCGGTATCACCGCGCAACACTACAGCCACATCTACCGGCGGCCGCGCGGCCTGTATGTCGATTATCCGCACCGCGACTCGATCGAGGCCATGCTGCACAACGCCGCCAATAGCGATGTGCGCGCGATTGTGGTGACAGACGGCGAGCGCGTGCTCGGGCTGGGCGATCTGGGTATCGGCGGGATGGAGATTTCGGTCGGCAAGCTCACGCTCTACTCGTTGTGTGCGGGTATTCACCCGGCCACTACGCTGCCCATCCACCTCGACATCGGCACCGATAACCAGTCGCTGCTCGACGACCCGCTCTACCTGGGCTGGCGCCACGAGCGCGTGCGCGGTGCCGAGTACGATGCATTTATCGAGGCGTTTGTGACCGCCGTGATGCGGGTGTTCCCGAACGCGCTGCTCCAGTGGGAAGATTTTGCCAAGCAGAATGCGCGCCGGCTGCTCGATCGCTATCGCGATCGGCTGTGCTCGTTCAACGACGACATCCAGGGCACCGGCGCGGTGACACTGGCCGGCCTGCTGGCAGCCATGGGCGCGAGCGGCTCGCGCCTGCGCGATCAGCGCATTGTGATGCTCGGCGCTGGCTCGGCTGCCACCGGCATCTGCGAGCAGATCGTCGCGGCCGTGGTGGCCGATGGCGGCTCCGAGGCCGATGCCCGCGCCGCGATCTGGCTGGTCGATAGCCACGGCCCGGTACACGACGGCCGCCAGGATCTCGATCCGGCCAAGCGCGCGTTTGCCCAGCCGCTCGACCGCGCGGTCGCGTTCCATCTCGCGCGCCCTGGTGGGGTCACGCTCGAGGATGTTGTGCGCCAGGTGCATCCAACCATCCTGATCGGTACGGCGGCCCAGCCCGGCGCGTTTAGCGAGCCGATTGTACGCGAGATGCTTAAGCACACCGAGCACCCGATCATCTTCCCGCTCTCGAACCCGACCTCGCGCTGCGAGGCGGCGCCGGTTGACTTGCTGGCCTGGACGCAGGGGCGTGCGCTGATCGCCACTGGCAGCCCATTTCCAGATGTGGTCTACCGTGGCCGAACCGTGCGGATCAGCCAGTGCAACAATGTGCTGATCTTCCCTGGCGTAGCCCTGGGCGTGCTGGCCTCAGGTGCGCGCCGGGTGGTCGATAGTATGTTCGTGGCGGCCGCGCGCACACTGAGCGAGCAGGCGCCGATCTATGCCGACCCAGGCGCGACGCTGTTCCCGCCGCTTGGCGAGGTGCGCTCGGTGTCGCGGCGGATCGCGCTGGCGGTTGGCGCGGCCGCACAGCAGGCCGGCGTCGCCGAGCCAAGCAGCCCCGAAGCATTGGCCCGCAACATCGATGCGTTGATCTGGGCGCCACACTATACCCCGATCCAGCGCACGTAG
- a CDS encoding acyl-CoA dehydrogenase family protein: MTGLDTETRDMVISTLQEYAERKLKPEFLRELDEKDEFPEQVLKDLYDPNQFGLHLMFIPEEYGGLGGGAYDIYRVSETMARIDLGIATGVLATFLGTDPITVGGTEEQKKLWMGKIAEHGWLVAYGATEPQAGSDLGSLTTKAEPVLEDGKLVGYKISGRKQWISNGGVAKLYTILANTAGGPSWFVVEHDAPGFVKGKHEDKHGIRASNTAALFLDDVYVPVDRLVGGVEGQGLAQAQAVFGYTRLMVGSFGLGGGWAALERAIRYGQTRVQGGALLSTKQAYTHKLLVPNAVRLEAARAYIEWVAERIDGGDPEQQTEGAVAKYMATEAGNKAAEDAIQAHGGYGYTKEYMVEKIKRDVRITCIYEGTSEIMEWTIARDRWQLHLKTQGAYYRDWATKLEQLQASTPDSGAGTAALAMRALTVLLERCRLDRLTRNQHILFRLGELIAFAETAAIFAERSASKPSAAVPFAPATLRAMARVHARDAALKVANDGLRWAIGAGQTDPNLAGSLNLPAIFAAQSGLIDDMNLVAGKLIEAFPAE, from the coding sequence ATGACTGGACTTGACACCGAGACGCGCGATATGGTGATCTCGACGCTTCAGGAGTATGCCGAGCGCAAGCTGAAGCCCGAGTTTCTGCGCGAGTTGGATGAGAAGGACGAGTTCCCCGAGCAGGTGCTGAAAGATCTGTACGATCCAAACCAGTTTGGCCTGCACCTCATGTTCATCCCCGAGGAGTACGGCGGGCTGGGCGGCGGCGCCTACGACATCTACCGCGTTTCCGAAACCATGGCGCGTATCGATCTCGGTATTGCCACTGGCGTGCTGGCCACCTTCCTCGGCACCGACCCGATCACTGTCGGCGGTACGGAGGAGCAGAAGAAGCTGTGGATGGGCAAGATCGCCGAGCATGGCTGGCTAGTGGCCTATGGCGCCACCGAGCCGCAGGCCGGCAGCGACCTCGGCTCGCTTACCACCAAGGCCGAGCCAGTGCTCGAAGATGGCAAGCTGGTTGGCTACAAGATCAGCGGCCGCAAGCAGTGGATCAGCAACGGCGGTGTGGCGAAGCTCTATACGATTCTCGCGAATACTGCCGGTGGCCCCTCGTGGTTCGTGGTCGAGCACGACGCGCCGGGCTTCGTCAAGGGCAAGCACGAAGACAAGCACGGCATCCGCGCCAGCAACACCGCCGCGCTATTCCTCGACGACGTGTACGTACCAGTCGACCGGCTGGTCGGCGGGGTTGAGGGCCAGGGCCTGGCGCAGGCTCAGGCGGTGTTCGGCTACACCCGCCTGATGGTCGGCTCGTTTGGCCTGGGCGGCGGCTGGGCCGCGCTCGAGCGCGCCATCCGCTATGGCCAGACGCGCGTGCAAGGCGGGGCGCTGCTCAGCACCAAGCAGGCCTACACCCACAAACTGCTGGTGCCGAACGCGGTGCGGCTCGAGGCCGCGCGCGCCTATATCGAGTGGGTCGCAGAGCGCATCGATGGCGGCGACCCCGAGCAGCAGACCGAGGGCGCCGTTGCGAAATATATGGCCACCGAGGCCGGCAACAAGGCCGCTGAAGACGCCATTCAGGCCCACGGCGGCTATGGCTACACCAAAGAATATATGGTCGAGAAGATCAAGCGCGACGTGCGGATCACGTGTATCTACGAAGGCACTTCGGAGATTATGGAGTGGACGATCGCCCGCGACCGCTGGCAGCTGCACCTGAAAACCCAGGGCGCCTACTACCGCGACTGGGCCACCAAGCTCGAGCAGCTGCAGGCCAGCACGCCCGACTCGGGCGCCGGCACAGCTGCGCTGGCCATGCGCGCGCTCACGGTGCTGCTCGAGCGCTGCCGGCTCGACCGCCTGACCCGCAACCAGCACATCCTGTTCCGGCTGGGCGAGCTGATCGCCTTTGCCGAGACGGCTGCAATCTTCGCCGAGCGTTCGGCCAGCAAGCCCAGCGCGGCGGTGCCGTTCGCGCCGGCGACGCTGCGCGCTATGGCGCGTGTGCATGCCCGCGACGCGGCCCTGAAGGTTGCCAACGACGGCCTGCGCTGGGCGATCGGTGCCGGCCAGACCGACCCGAACCTGGCCGGCTCGCTGAACTTGCCGGCGATCTTCGCGGCGCAGAGTGGCCTGATCGATGATATGAACCTGGTGGCGGGCAAGCTGATCGAGGCGTTCCCGGCCGAGTAG